The region CCCATTTTTTCCTGTTGGGCGTGCTGCCGTCGCTGCTGATCTACAGGACGAAAATTCGGCATGGCTCGCTGAAATCGGACACCCTGTCGAACATCAAGTGGATGACGATGACGGTTGTCGTCGCCCTTGCTGTCGTGCTGGGCTTCTCCAGGAACTACGCATCGTTTTTCCGGGAGCACAAGCCGCTCCGGCTTTATGCCAACCCGATCCAATGGATGCGATCGACCGTCAAGTATTCCCGCGGCGCCGTGAAGGCGGAAGCGCGCGCTCCGAAGGCGATCGGCGCCGATGCCGATATTCCGGCGTCCGATACGGACAGGGAGCTGGTCATCCTGGTGGTCGGCGAGGCGGTCCGCGCGGACCGGTTTTCGCTGAACGGGTACGTCAAGCAGACCAACCCGCTGCTTTCCGGAGAGGAAATCGTAAACTTCCCGCAGTTCTACTCCTGCGGCACGTCGACGGCGGTATCCGTCCCCTGCATGTTCTCCGTTTTCCCGCGGGAGGAATGCACCGTGAAGAAGGCCCATGAGACGGAAAACCTCCTCGACGTGCTGACCCACGCGGGGGTCCACGTCCTCTGGCGGGACAACAACTCCTCGTCCAAGGGGGTGGCGGACAGGGTTTTGTACGAGAATTTCCAGGGTCCGGAGGCGAACCCGTTGTGCGACGTGGAATGCAGGGACGAGGGGATGCTGTCGGGGCTGCAGGAGTACATCGACCGGACGGACCGGGGGGACATCCTGATCGTGCTGCACCAGATGGGGAACCACGGTCCCGCGTACTACAAGCGCTACCCCGCGGAATTCGAGCGGTTCCAGCCGGTATGCCGGTCGAATCAACTCGAGGAATGCACGGACGAGCAGATCGAGAACGCCTACGCCAACGCCGTCCTGTACACGGATTATTTCCTGTCCCGCGTCATCGACCTCCTCAAGCGGAATTCGGGAGCGTTCGAGACCGCGATGGTCTACATGGGCGACCACGGCGAGTCGCTCGGAGAGAACGGGATCTACCTGCACGGCCTCCCGTATTTCATGGCTCCCGAAG is a window of Thermodesulfobacteriota bacterium DNA encoding:
- a CDS encoding phosphoethanolamine--lipid A transferase; its protein translation is MKAGSEAMKSWKTTAPRLVVLTSAFFAVFLNFAFFRNVIAVYPLSWGRLPFLLSLCLVLACATALILLPLATRYTLKPVLIFALLASSIASYFMNAFNVVIDADMLRNAAQTNRAEARDLLNPKLFAHFFLLGVLPSLLIYRTKIRHGSLKSDTLSNIKWMTMTVVVALAVVLGFSRNYASFFREHKPLRLYANPIQWMRSTVKYSRGAVKAEARAPKAIGADADIPASDTDRELVILVVGEAVRADRFSLNGYVKQTNPLLSGEEIVNFPQFYSCGTSTAVSVPCMFSVFPREECTVKKAHETENLLDVLTHAGVHVLWRDNNSSSKGVADRVLYENFQGPEANPLCDVECRDEGMLSGLQEYIDRTDRGDILIVLHQMGNHGPAYYKRYPAEFERFQPVCRSNQLEECTDEQIENAYANAVLYTDYFLSRVIDLLKRNSGAFETAMVYMGDHGESLGENGIYLHGLPYFMAPEAQTHVPAVMWFGDSFKIDRRALRERAKGRFSHDNLFHTMLGMMEVRTAVYDRKLDILARISHQRP